The genomic interval ATGGGTCTGGGGGAGCCAGTGATGCTGGTGGGGAATCAGAACAATCTGGTCCCTTAGCCAGACTGGTAGCTgtggcagcaggctgcagaggaggatgCTGAAAAGGTCTTGAGATGCCATCCTGGCTGGCAGGGGGCAATCAGGCACCTCTGAAACATTTGGGCCAGTTCGCCTCTGGTAGCTCACTGCTGTGCGAAAAGTTAATGCTGCATTTGGATTTCTGTAGGAGGGAGATGTTCAGGGTTTGCTTTCCCCTTGGTCTCCCTTCACCTTGTTTCGGTGGATATGTGGTAGGCTTTGAGTCTGTCTTTGAACATGGTTGTATTtcagctctgtgctcagctgcatttgtttccatgtgggaaggcagagagcCAGCCGTTTCTCTTCACAAATCTTTCCTGGCTACAGCTCTGCATTCTGCCAGTTTTCTGCAACACCCCCATGAGTTTCAGAAGGTCCCCAAATGCGGGCATGAGCAGCACCTGCTTCTTCTCCAGGAAGGCATCTTCACAAATGTGTCTCTGTCCCTTTGGCACAGCGGATCGCCCCGTCAGAGTTTATGCCGATGGAATATTTGATTTGTTTCACTCTGGACACGCCCGGGCCTTGATGCAAGCAAAGAACCTCTTCCCAAACACATACCTCATTGTGGGAGGTAAGGAGTGACCTTGTTGACTTTGGCTATCGTAGGAGTACGGTTTACCTCCGTCCGTGGTTGTGCATACAGATGGCATAGCAGGGTTTTTGTCTTTATGACTTCAGCGGCTCTCACTGCAGCCAATTGTCCCAAATGTTGTTGGAGTCTTATTGCAATATGCTGAGAGTTGGATATGCCTGCAGAAAGATATCCTGTACCAAATGAGTGCctaaggaaaagatttttgatCACGCTGTTCTAATTTGACCCCTCTATGTTGTGATAGATACTGGTGAGTTGCACATCTAAGTATCAAAATATGTTAGGGGCAATTGAGCATCTGCCTCTTGAATGAGACAGTTAAAGAATGAGTAACAGTCCCTCCATGGCTGGTTGAGCTTTGTGTCACCTGTATCGCCCTACAAGTCACTCCCCCgctccagctctctgctgggGATTGCTTATGGCTAATCTCAAACAGGTCCCACTAGGAGCATGGAGAGCACGGTGGTTCCTTGGGCATGTGCCTGGCCACGTGGAAGTCAGTGAGGCCCCATTTCTCCAAATAAAAGTTCCCCATTTTGTCTGTTAGGTTCAAAAGTCTTTAGATGATGCCAGGAATATCTGCTGACTGCCTGAGGGGATCTAGCAGAGGTGTTTCAGCCAGACCTCCTTCGAGAatataatgggaaaaaagaaaccctttcTTCTGACTGCTGTAATACGCTGGCCTCTGTCCAGGCCGTGCCTCTGTGCCCGTACCTTCACCCACCTTAAAGACATGTCAGGCTGTACGTGTTGTCTATCAGGAGGTGACCTCTGGTCAGGCTGCATAACGATGTTAAAGTATCAGAGCTGAGAAGACCTTTAACTAGTTTTCTCAACTACCGTTAGCTTcctgaagcaaaatgaaactcTGATCCTGCAATAGAGTGGTCATAATGTCTTTGTGTGGTTTGTTTCCTTATCACAGTTTCACTCACTGCTGAGGGCATTTTTATAGTGGTACTTCCTCATTTCTTGTGTGTGCTGCAGCAGTGtctggaaggggaagggaggaagaagagctgaagTAGTTGCTCCAACCTACAAAATGCTCTGAGCTTAGAAATCTTGCAGGCGGAAGGACATCCCCATGTACatcaaacagcaaaatgacTTCAGGTCAAACTATGAACATGTTGATGTAGCAAGGTGTGTAGCCACGCTCTCTGCCTCTGGGATACTGGTGAGGAGGTGGAGGGCAATGAACTGCTCCCCTTGCACCAAGAACTGAGACAAGAGGCCACAGCCCAAGTGAACATTAGCTCCAAGCTGGGAGCGGTCTCACCCGCTCTTTATCATCTGTTTGTCTAGAACATAAATACATCCAATACCAGTAAGACTGGTAATGCCTTGTTTAATTTTGAGTCTGATAACCAACTAAAACTCCCTCCTTCTCAATGTCTTACATTACAGATTATGAAGAGTTGTTCGTTTACTTTCTCACAGAACATAATAATTAAGCTAACTTGATTTGCTGTGAGCTCACCCTTTGTTTTAATACAACTTTCCAAGAACTAGACTGTGGTATGGCATTTTATGAAATCGGAAGCTTAggcagtggtttttttcatgggcTTCAGTTTCCAAGCCTGAGACATCCATAGgtttaaaagcagatttctgcCCGATAGGCCCCCAGGTGCCGTTTCATACAGGAGAGTTGTCTTCTGTATTGGCTAGTTTTCTTGATAAGCGTTGTAGGCTCTAGAGACCATGATGGCTTGGGGCGTAGGTCCCCAGCTTGGGCAGAAATTCCCAAAACAGCCAGCCTAGAATTGCTCAGGAGTTTAGCACCCTGCACCGCTCCCTGTTCCTGGTGCTTTGTGGCTGGAAGAGATGGATTTGCAAGTGCCAGCACCAGCCTCCGTCAGCAGCTGGCATTGCCTGGTTTAGCAGCGGTGTGTGCAAAGTCCCTTTACTGTAAAGCATTGGGGTAAGTACCTCAGGCTCACTCTTCTCTGCCTGTTTCTTCAGTCTGCAGTGATGAGCTAACCCATAACTTCAAGGGCTTCACGGTAATGAATGAAAATGAGCGGTATGACGCTGTGCAGCACTGTCGCTATGTGGACGAAGTGGTGAGAAATGCACCGTGGACGCTCACCCCGGAGTTCCTGGCAGAGCACAGGGTAATTTGTGACATCTGATCTGTTCTGAATTTTGATTAGCCTCTGTCTGTGCTTGCTGTTTACAGCAAGAATTCGTCCATGGGGGTGACCTCTGCCTGAGCAACCCATTTCTGTTGAAACTCCTTAAATACAGAATGAGCTGGGTTATGGGGAATCCAGTGGGTTTCTTGGGAGACATGTAGCATTTGCTGAGCTGGCAGGTAATGTTAAAATAAGGTAGAGATTGTGACATGGTGAAAAAGCCCGAGAGGGTTCTCGCTGTTCTAGGAGAAGTTGATGCTGGTTACAGGTTGGTGTGAAACGCAGTAGGGAGAGGATAACATGGGTTGGAAGGGATTTCTGGAGGGCGCCTGGTCCGACTCCCTGCTTACAGCAGGAGCAGTTTAGATCTACATCAgcttccctgcagcaggagaacCAGGCAAGCTGTCTTGAGAGTCTTTTATCAGTTGGTAACATAAAGTGAAAGGAATCTCTAACATCTGTTGAACTGCTTTGGGAGTTGAAGGAGTCTCCAGGGGAGTTTGCTTAGTTTACCCTTGTTGCCATTAACAAGCCATTTCTCTGTGGAGCTTAAAACAGCTGTGTCCTTAGTCCCAGCCTTTCCTCTCTGGTGTGTGCTTACAGTTGGTATGCAATTGCCAGTGAGAAGTTGGGGCTGctctgtgttgctttttaaCAGAGGAAGATGTCTTGCTGTTCTCTGTCACACTCCTGCGTGGATGTGTTGAGCAAAAAGTTACCATCCGTGACAGAAAGCAGGAGTCCTGCATGTTCAAGATAAAATGTTGACTCGCAttgctttcttaattttcagattGATTTTGTTGCACACGATGACATCCCCTATTCTTCTGCTGGCAGCGATGATGTTTATAAGCATATAAAAGAAGCAGGTGGGTCTGGGTCAGATTCTCCAGGGCTTCCTGTCAAAGATCTGCTGTAGTTTCTCCTGTGCCCCTGTATGGCAGGATTATGCCTGGGGAAGTGGCTGTGCCCCTCTGGGAACAAGGTCTGCCCAGGAGTTCTCTGAGGGCAGGAAGAAATCCAGCTTTGGGCCCGACTTTATAATGCTAGGACTGATCCATGTCCTAGGCCAAGCATTGCCCAGCATTAATTCCTACTTCCAGTCTAGTTACTGTGATTGAATTAGTAGCCaccttttgaaaaaatactgcGGTTTGGCTTACACATTCTCACAAATGGAGAATCCCATGAACTTAGCAAAGTGGCTCCTCTAGCTGTTTGCTGTAAAACTCAGTGGGGGTGCAGCTTATTTAAAAGTATCCAAACCCAGCCATCAGAGCTTGTTATATTTCCACTCACTAAATTGTAGGaccccttgtcctgttgttGTCACCACACTATTCTATATGCAGTGAATTATAGTCAATAGTCTTTAAACCAGCTAAAGTGAAGAGCTTTTCATTAGAAGACATGGTATTTTGACATGGTTTTGACATGCTTTGGTCTTACTTAGGTCTTCCTCATAGTCCCAGAAAGGTAGACCCTGGTATTGTACATTCAAGGACAAAGATGTGGTGGTGTGAGGACAGTTAGGAAATGAGCTCTTGACAGGAGAGATTGTTTCGTAATAGAGGTGGCAGCAGCTTTTTGCCATGTGTCTTGCTACAGCTGTCCTGTTCCCCAACTTTAGGCATGTTTGCGCCAACTCAGAGGACTGAGGGGATCTCAACATCAGATATCATCACCCGGATCGTGCGGGACTATGATGTCTATGCCAGACGGAACCTGCAGCGGGGCTACACAGCTAAAGAGCTCAACGTCAGCTTCATAAACGTGAGTTGAAGTGTGTCTCACCACAAGCTGCATGAAGCAGAATCTTACAGAGTGTGGAGATAGAGAGTCTTGTCTAGCGGTAGCATACTCCTGCCATACACCAGTAAAAGGCCAGTCTGCAGAGCTAAGCAGTTGCACCAAACCAGTGTCCTTGGAGTAGAAATTAGACGACTTCTGCCCTGGAAACTGCCTCTGGGacccactgtcctggtttcagctgggatctTGTTCTCGCTGTACCATTCCcttcctggagctgcaggagcagccgtGCTTGGGTAGGAGAGACGGACATGCTCTGATCCTGTGCTGGGCAGCTCTAGCCCACAAGCAGAGTACATGGCAGAAGGCACTTCTGATGTTGGAAGTAAAgtagtaaacatttttttttatcattcagATACTAtgcctatttttttaaatacaatcaaatacaaaaataaaacaggagagaTAACAGCTGCTTGGCCTCTCTTTGGCATGTAACTctgcttctgtttaaaaacaccCAGCAAAAAGACTTGTGCTATCGTGATATGCAAAGAGACCTACAGCAGGTCACTCAAATCTAATCTGTATATTGTATAAATATTTCCCTCTTCCATGCACTCCTATTAGATAGTGCTTATCTCTGGGTTTAGTCTCGCTCTGTGTACTGTGCCAGTGCCTGCCACAAAGCATCTCACAGCCCCACTATGTCTGCCTTTTAGTCTAGGGAAGTAGTGTCACTGAAGTGAAGGAGAAGTGTCACAAGACTAATGGAAATGCTGAGTCTTAAGCAGCAGTTCAGTGTAATAGCTCGGAGCAGAGGTGGTTGCCACTCAGATTGGTGAGCTGTATTCTGATCCACCGCTTACTGTACAGGAGAAGAAGTATCACCTCCAGGAGCGCGTGGATAAGGTGAAAAAGAGGGTGAAGGATGTAGAGGAGAAGTCAAAGGAATTTGTCCAGAAAGTGGAGGAGAAGAGTATTGATCTCATTcagaagtgggaagaaaagTCCCGGGAGTTCATCGGCAATTTCCTGGAGATGTTTGGCCCAGAAGGCGCGTTGGTAAGGAGGCACTCTGGGCAAAGGGGATTTTGGAGAGCTCAGCAGTCATTGTAGGGCTTCTGGAGCCCACGGTCTGCAGAGCAAAGGTTTACGGTTTGTTGCAGTGCTCGATGCGCCGCCAGTCTCCAGACAAGTTGTAAACAGGCTGCCCAAGCCTGGGACAGGGAGCCCTCACCCTTGCCAGCTGGATAATGCCAGTTACGGCTGTAGTGTGAAAAGTTCCTGTGTCCCACAAGCTGGCCTGTAAATTCCAGCTTGTGTCCTGCAGGCCAGTGAGCAGCCAGGAGATTGGCGGTCACTTTGTTACTGGCCTGGGATGAGTCTGAAGCTACTTGTTTTTGCCAGGctgtcctgtgctgctgggtaAATATCACAGGCACTTCATATTAAAAGTGCTTGAAAATGGGTGATGATTACACTGTATGCAGTTTCCAAAGCCTAGAGCGATGCTTaggctttttctgctcttaTATTGCACGAAGCATTGAAGGGGCACAACAACTCAAAATGCTGCACAAGCTGTAAGTAGTGTCCCTTTCCATCGCTGTTTGAGCCATGCTAACTGTCTTCCTGCTTCCATCGCTAGAAACACATGCTGAAGGAGGGCAAGGGCCGGATGCTGCAGGCCATCAGCCCAAAGCAGAGTCCCAGCAGTAGCCCCACGCACGACCgctccccatctccctccttcCGCTGGCCCTTTTCAACCAAGACTCCTCCTTCCTCACCGGCCAGCCGCTCCAGGAACGAGTCTGCAGTCACCTATGACATCAGTGAGGATGAAGAGGATTAAGCTACCAGCCAGGATTTGCTGCGAACTGCTAATCGCCGAATCCTAAGTCCGGACCCACTGGGGAACTCTAAATGAGCAAGAGAGCCATAGGAACAGGGCTGACGGTGAGCACAGGGCCTTGGAGGCACCCGTTGCTCTTAGCAAGGGCTGCTGCCTGGAAGCACATTCAaacctcttctcccttctcctccccaaatCCCCTTTTTATTGTTTACGTTCTAGTGGTTTCCAGGGGGAAGatggtttttatattttaagaaaatactcttttaaagCGCAAAGAATAGCACTCAagtgtggcttttgttttggtttcttttccctcGTTAAACCTCCAGGCAAGAGGGAGAGTGGGAAGACCCAtctgtctcttctttccttcagctcctctgtcttgttccccccacccccaggcAGTATCCGTGCTGCTGCCAAACGAAAGACCCCCTTGGTTCCTCAACCAGCGTGACCTCGAGAGCACGCAGGAAGCGGTGGTGTAAAGAGGCTTCCAGGAAATAGAGACATCTCTGCTGCGCTGGAGCCGATAGGATTCTATCCAGCAGACCCTGTAGTGCCCGCACGCCTCTTAGCTGAGCTTCCCAGCGTGTCGCAGTGAGGACATGCTGGGTAGGGGGCTACCAGCTTAGCACGCAGGAGTTACACCCTGGAAGAACTCGCAGCACCATAGAGTTGCACACCCCGTAAGCGCGCAGCATTCGCAGCTCCTAATCGTACAGGGGCTGCGGGGGAAAGGCCTTTCCAGCTAATCTTAACAAGAGCACTAAATCTTAAGCTAAAATTCAGCCCTCACTTGCTGTTGGAGAGAAGAGAATGAATCTTTGCTTCGGGGCACTTGCTGTCTGTGCGTTTCCTTGGGTGTGTGAGAGCCCAGGTAGGAAATGAGTGTGTGTACTCCTTTGCAAAGTTCCTTGTCCCAGTCTCTGGTGTGTAATAAGTTGTACTGTCTGTCCAAATGGCCCCTCAACACTGTGCTCTGTGCGTGTTTGTCTGTGTTTCAGTTGCTGTGCTCTAAGGGCTGGAGCAGTCCTTTACACTGGTGCCATGAAGTCGCTGCTATAAGGACAAAACGTGAATTCGTACAGCGAGTTTGCTGTCCGTGTTGGTGTGTGCAGCTGGACAGATGAAGGGCACGTTTTACCCCAGTGAAGGGTCCCGGTCCCGTGTGACAGTTACCTGGCTTGCGCAATAAATGCACAAATCAGTGCCCGCTTACTCCGCTCCTTGAGGCAGGCCAGAAAGAGCATCAGAGAGCGCTGCAgctttttaagattttaaacaaGTATTCTGCTCGTTTGAAACCATGGTCCAAGTCGTGCCTGCTGTCGTGTCTGTAATAAACACTGAGCTTTGCGGCCTGTGGCTCCCTGCGGGCAGTTGCCCTCCCCATGCTGCACGCCTGTGCACAGAGCAGGTCGGTGCACTGTGTTCCGGCAGCCAGCGCTGGAGGGAATGGACTTGCTGTCGCATAGCTGTGAAGCTCCCGCTTGCTTTTTGGTTCGGGTTTGCCTGTGATATCCATTGTCTCTGGGtggagctgc from Gymnogyps californianus isolate 813 chromosome 10, ASM1813914v2, whole genome shotgun sequence carries:
- the PCYT1A gene encoding choline-phosphate cytidylyltransferase A, whose amino-acid sequence is MEPPTSSRLNSRKRRKDGSGPNGATELDGIPPKMSRRSLGLREPAPFSDEVEIDYSKPYIRVTYEEAMRGTPSDRPVRVYADGIFDLFHSGHARALMQAKNLFPNTYLIVGVCSDELTHNFKGFTVMNENERYDAVQHCRYVDEVVRNAPWTLTPEFLAEHRIDFVAHDDIPYSSAGSDDVYKHIKEAGMFAPTQRTEGISTSDIITRIVRDYDVYARRNLQRGYTAKELNVSFINEKKYHLQERVDKVKKRVKDVEEKSKEFVQKVEEKSIDLIQKWEEKSREFIGNFLEMFGPEGALKHMLKEGKGRMLQAISPKQSPSSSPTHDRSPSPSFRWPFSTKTPPSSPASRSRNESAVTYDISEDEED